In the Pseudoliparis swirei isolate HS2019 ecotype Mariana Trench chromosome 19, NWPU_hadal_v1, whole genome shotgun sequence genome, one interval contains:
- the LOC130210002 gene encoding cysteine-rich and transmembrane domain-containing protein 1-like, protein MNFEQPPPYPGNGPTAPGYPAQGPPPQGYPAQGYPPQGYPPVNMEQGYPVNMEQPNASYPSYPAGQMGPGGPYQGQGQPPYGYPGQPQQQFGWQGGPPPGPMYGEAPKNTVYVVEDRRRDDSGDTCLTACWTALCCCCLWDMLT, encoded by the exons ATGAACTTTGAGCAGCCCCCTCCGTATCCGGGCAACGGCCCCACCGCCCCCGGCTACCCGGCCCAAGGCCCGCCTCCGCAGGGCTACCCGGCTCAGGGTTACCCCCCGCAGGGGTACCCCCCCGTGAACATGGAGCAGGGCTACCCCGTGAACATGGAGCAGCCGAACGCTTCGTACCCCAGCTACCCCGCGGGGCAGATGGGCCCGGGGGGTCCTTACCAGGGCCAGGGGCAGCCGCCGTACGGTTACCCCGGGCAACCGCAACAGCAGTTCGGCTGGCAGGGCGGGCCCCCTCCTGGGCCCATGTACGGGGAGGCCCCCAAAAACACAG tgtaCGTGGTGGAGGACAGGAGAAGGGACGACTCAGGAGACACCTGCCTGACCGCCTGCTGGACGGCTCTGTGTTGCTGCTGCCTCTGGGACATGCTGACATAA